From the Pseudomonas monsensis genome, the window GATCGAACCGATCCCAACACAGCCAACAAAGCATGACGGCTGCCATATAACTGCCGAAAACGGCAGCACCTGATTGTCGAAATAACTGCTGCAAGCGATCTGTTCGAACCTGTTCGGCTATGTGTGAGCCCTGATCACTTCCTAGCTCAAGATCATCCATTTAATCCGCCTGAACATGATGAATCGACAGGCTAAATTGTGGCACCTCGCCAGCAACGCAAACAACAGAGAATTAACAATACGCACAATCTTTACCAACGGCTGGCGCAGGCCGTGCTCAGGCCGCGAGTATTTCCTGAAGAAACGCGATGAACACATTGATGCGACTCGAACCCCGGTGGTTGGGCAAATACAGCGCGTTGATGCAGGTGCTTGCGCTACCGGGGTTGATCTCATAGTGCTCCAGCACCCGCGTCAACCGGCCTGCACTGACATCCTCGTGCACCAGCCAATCGGCCAATAGCGTCATCCCGCCACCGGCCAAGGCCGCCTCGCGCAGAATGTCGGCATTGTTGCTTTGCAGCCGTCCTTGCACATCCACGTGGGTGACATCCCCTGCGCCCTTGAATGTCCAGTTGTTCTCGCCCTTGCGGTAATCGAAACGCAGGCATTGATGCTCAAGCAAATCACGTGGATGTCGCGGCAGGCCGGTTCGCCTCAGATAGTCGGGACTGGCCACAATCCAGCGCTGGAAACCACCCAGCCGCTTGCTGACGATGTCATCGCTGACGACCGATGAACCGAGGCGCACTGACACATCGATTTGCTCGCTCAGCAGGTCACTGACCTCGTCGCTCAGCGACAGACTGATTTCCAGGCCCGGATGACGCTCAAGCAAGCGCCCCAAGTGCGGAGCGATGATTCGCCGGCCAAACTCCACCGGCACGCTGACCCGTAAACGTCCTTGAGCTTCGCTGCCACGGTCGGCAACGGTGGCATCGGCGGCGTCGATGGCCGCGAGAATCGCCACAGCTTTATCGAAATAGTGCTGCCCCGCCACCGTGACGCTGGTGTTGCGTGTCGTGCGGTTGAGCAGGCTGGCGCCCAGCTCACTCTCCAGCCCCGCGACTTGTCGCGTCACCGATGAAGTCGAGATGCCAAGCTTGCGCGCTGCAGATGAGTAACCTCCGCAGCGCACCGTTTCGACAAACATCTTCAGCGCCAGCAACTTATCCATGTCCTGATTCCGGAATCGAAAGGTAAACACAGCGACTGTGCACGACCTGGCAGCGCGAGTCTTGCATGGCTGTGCTCTGTTGGATCAACGCCCACAGCCCGCGCTGTCAGGCCTGGGCAATCCCCATGATCCGATTGCCCATGCTCACGCCCCAATCCCCCATGCGCCGGCCTTCTGCAAGTTGCTGTTGCTGCCAGGCCAACAGGGCATGATCGAGGTCGCCGGAGTCGTCGATGGTTTGCGCCAGGGACAGCGCATTGCGGGCTGCCTTGGCTGTGCTGCCGGCGGTATGAGGACGCGGCACAAACGCGGCGTCGCCCGTCAACAGCACGCGACCGAACACCATTTGCGGGACTTGGAAATCAAGGATCGCTTGCACAAAAATGTCCCGGGTCTGGCGAATCAGCTCGCGGAAAGCCGGGTTCACCAGCCGCTCAGCCATTTCCCGGATGTAAGCCTCCTGTCCAGCGGCCAAGGTCCCGGGTGGAATCGAGTGGCTGCGCCGATGGTCGTTGTTGTCAGTGAGCACGGCATCCAGTTCCGGCCCTGGTGCCGCTTTCAAATACCACAGCCAGTTGAACCGACGCTCGCCAGGCTTAACGGAACCACTCACACCCGGCACCATGTATTCGAGCATCAGCGATTCAGGGTCTTGCTGAAAAACAAAGTCCTCGTAAAGCTGTGTCTTGGCGAAGTCTGGCAGCTGCTGTTCATCGACCAGCCCACGCCACACCACATACCCCGAGTAGGCAGGCGCCGCACCGGGCAGCACCACGCTGCGCACGCTCGACCCCGCGCCATCAGCGCCAATCAGCAAGTCGCCCTCGGCAGCGCTGCCATCGGCAAACATCGCCGTGACGCGGTGTTCATTCTGCGTCAGATCGACCAACGTCTTGCCACGGTGATAATGCTCGGCAGGAAATGCAGACAATAATGAGCTGTACAGGGCGTTCCAGGACGTCTGGGTTTGCGGCATCGGCTCTTTATGCACGACGCTGCCTGCCCGATCCAGATAAAGCCGATCATGGGAGCGGACGCCGAGCGCCCCGGCAGGATGAATGCCCGCATAACGAAAATGGTGCAGGACATCCGCTTGCAGAACGATGCCTCCGCCGCGGCTATCCAGCGCGGCGGGAGATCGCTCGTAAATATCGACCTGCCAACCGATCGCGCGCAATGCCGTGGCGGCGAACAGCCCTCCCAGAGAACCACCAATGACCAAGGCCTTCGAAACGCCTGAACTCTTCATAGCTTTCTCCTCGTTGCCGGGTGATTCCCCAGACTCCGTTGAGCGATGGCTCATGCCAACACCGGATAGTCGATGTAGCCCTTGGCGTCGCCGCCAAAAAAGCTGTTGCCGTCGGCAACGTTGAGTGGCTTGCGACCGCGCAAGCGCGTGGGCAAGTCAGGGTTGGCAATAAACGGACGACCAAACGCGATGATGTCCGCACGGCCCTGCGCAATGGCCTGCTCGGCCGTTTCGCCGCTGTAGCCTCCGGCCAACATCAGAACGCCGTGAAACTGCGCGCGCAGTTGCTTGATGATCGCATCCCAGCGTGGATCATTACTTTCATCGAGCACGGTGCCGACCATCATCGGTTCAACCAGGTGCAGGTAAGCCAGATCCCAGTGATTGAGCCGGGATGCGATGTAGCCGAAGGTTTGCTCCGGGGTGTCATCGCCCATTCCCATGAAACGTCCCATCGGTGTCAGGCGAACGGCAACCCGCTCGGCACCGATTTGCGCAGTCACGGCATCGACGACTTCAAGCAGCAAGCGTGCACGGTTTTCGATGCTTCCACCGTAGCGGTCACTGCGCTGATTGCTGGCACTGTTAATGAACTGGTCGAGCAGGTAGCCATTGCCCGCGTGAATTTCCACGCCATCCATACCGGCGAGCATCGCGTTACGGGCGGCGGCGCGGAAGTCGGCGATGATTGCTTCGATGCCTGGAATGTCCAGCGCTTGCGGGACAGGCACATCGCCCCAGACGCCCTCGCCCCGTTCGTTCAAGATAAAAGTCTTGCCGGGCACCGGCTGCGCGGTCGGCGCCACCGGCAAGCCGCCGTTGGGCTGGAACACCGGGTGCGACACTCGGCCCACATGCCACAGTTGCAGGAAAATGCGCCCGCCTTCTGCGTGTACGGCCTCGCTGACAGCCTTCCAGCCTTCAATCTGCTCGTCGCTATGGATGCCGGGCGTCCAGGCGTAACCCTGGCCCTGCTGCGAAATCTGGGTCGCCTCGGTAATGATCAAAGCGGCACTGGCACGCTGACGGTAATACTCGACGTTCATTGATGTGGGGACGTTGCCCGGTTGGCCCGCCCGCGAGCGAGTCAGTGGTGCCATGGCGACGCGGTGCTTCAAGCTGAGTTGGCCGAGCTTGATCGGGCTGAACAAGTGCTGAGTCATGATGATATTTCCTGTATGGGGAGGGACTGAACAGACGCCTCAGGCGGCCTGGTTGCGTTCCAGTATCTGGATCATTATTTCGATGGGTTGGGCGCCGTTGATGACGTCATCGGCGATCTGCACAGTCGGCACCGAGCGCAGACCGGACGCCTTGGATCGGCCTTCGAGTGCCAAGACTTGCGCTGTGCCTTCATCGGCCTTGAGGAAGTCGACAATGGCGCCTCTGTCCTGCCCGGTTTCGGCACAGATGTCAGCCAGCACCGTAAGGTCGCCGATGTCCCGCCCTGCGCCGAAATACGCCCTGAAAATGGCCCTGACCAGCGGGGACGCGTCCCTGCCCGCCTGTTGCTCGCGCCATACCAAGCGATGCGCGGCGAGCGTGTTGGGCGTTTTTTCGACGCGCTCATAATCGAACTCAAGGCCGACAGCCTTACCGGCGTGGGTGACCTGAGCGTCCAGCGCCTGGCTACGTGCCCAGCTGCCGAACTTGCCAGAGCGATAGGCTTTGCGATCCATGCCTTGAACAGGCATGTCCGGGTTCAACTGATAAGGCAGGAAACGAATAGAGTGGCTGGTTGAAAACCCCGTGGCGGCCAGTGCGCGTTCGAGATTTTCCTCACCGATCCAGCACCATGGGCAGATGAAGTCGTAAGTCACCTGAATCGTGGATGAGTGCATGCTCATGAGGGGCTCCGTGGTTGAATGTTGCACCCCCCCAAGGTAGGTGTCCGGGCGCCGCCAGAGAATCCACCTGTTGCACAACGTTGTTTTTCGCCAAACGCAACGCTGAGCCGATCACGCCTGATGCTGACATTGCGCCCGTTGCGTCTGGCGCAATGTAGCGTTGCGCCTGGCTGGGGTACTCCGTCACAACCGTCCTCTCTAAGCTCAGTCGATGAAAACCGCCGTACACCAAGGGCACGTCGCGGATTGAAACCACTGTCGTTTATTCAGCTCGAGAGGTAAGGCGATGAAGCGCAAGACGATCATCGGAGCCGTTCTGGCAATCGCCGTTGCGGGGGCGGGATTTGCGTTGTGGATGATGTGGAGGCCGGAAATTGCCCCTGTCAGCCAAACCCTGAAGGCCGATCGCGAGACGCTCGACAGAGGCCGCCGAGTCGTCGAAGCGGGCGACTGTGCGGTCTGTCACACACGGCCTGGTGGCGCCTACATGGCTGGCGGTTTGCCGCTGGTCACGCCCTTCGGAACCCTCTTCACCACCAACATTACCCCGGACCCGCAATCCGGTATCGGCCAATGGTCACTGGACGCCTTCGAGCGGGCCATGCGCGAAGGCATCGCGCGTGACGGCCACTTTCTCTATCCGGCCTTCCCCTACGTGCATTACCGGAAAATGAGCGATGCCGATATCGCCGACGCCTATGCCTACCTGATGAGCGTGGACCCGATCAAATACACCGCACCGGACAATCACATGGTGTTCCCCATGAACTTCCGGCCGCTGGTGTCTTTCTGGAACTTGCTGTTCCTGCATGGCCAACCGCTGGTGCCGGTTCCCGACCGTTCAGCACAATGGAACCGCGGACGCTATCTGGTCGAGGGGCCGGGGCACTGTTCATCCTGCCATTCGCCCCTGAATCTGATTGGCGGGGAGAAAGGCAGCGAATTGTTCAACGGCGGTGTCGTCGACGGCTGGACAGCCCCGGCCTTGCGCGGCATGAGCGAGGCGCACCACCCCTGGAATGAAGCACAACTGGTCGCCTATCTCACGGGGGAAGTCGCTGAGGGGCACGGCGCCGCAGCGGGTCCGATGTTGCCGGTCAGCCTGAGCATCGCCCGTTTGCCGGCGGAAGACGCCCATGCCATCGCGCAGTACATTCTTGATCTGAAGAAGACCTCGGCGGATGCCCCGTCAGCGGCCTGCACTTCTGCTGTCAAACCGAACGCCAAGGCGCTTGCGGGCGCAGCGTTGTTCGACGGCGCCTGCGCAGGTTGCCACGGCCGCGCCGCGCCGATGCGCGTCATCGAATCGCGGCCGGCACTGGCGACCACCTCGGCGGTGCTGGCTGATTCACCACGCAATTTGATTCAGACCATCCTGCAGGGCATCCCGATGTCCAGCGCCGCTTCCAGCCACTACATGCCTGCCTTCGCCCATAGCCTGGACGACAGCCATGTGGCTGCACTTGCCGAGTACTTGCGCAACGAAAGTTGTGCCAACCGCCCCTGGACGGATCTCGACAAGACCATCAAAAGCATTCGGGCTCAGGAGCAGCAACCGTGATCACACTCGACATCAACGGCAAGACGCACCAACTGGATATCGCAGACGACATGCCCCTGCTCTATGCCTTGCGCAACCAGGTAGGGCTCAACGGTGCGAAATACGGCTGTGGCCTGGGTCAGTGCGGCGCCTGCACCGTGCTGGTCAACGACAAACCGGTCTTTTCCTGCCTGACGCCTTGCGGTGCGCTGGCGGGCAAATCGGTACGCACCGTCGAGAGCCTGGGCAGCATCG encodes:
- a CDS encoding LysR family transcriptional regulator, yielding MDKLLALKMFVETVRCGGYSSAARKLGISTSSVTRQVAGLESELGASLLNRTTRNTSVTVAGQHYFDKAVAILAAIDAADATVADRGSEAQGRLRVSVPVEFGRRIIAPHLGRLLERHPGLEISLSLSDEVSDLLSEQIDVSVRLGSSVVSDDIVSKRLGGFQRWIVASPDYLRRTGLPRHPRDLLEHQCLRFDYRKGENNWTFKGAGDVTHVDVQGRLQSNNADILREAALAGGGMTLLADWLVHEDVSAGRLTRVLEHYEINPGSASTCINALYLPNHRGSSRINVFIAFLQEILAA
- a CDS encoding FAD binding domain-containing protein; the encoded protein is MKSSGVSKALVIGGSLGGLFAATALRAIGWQVDIYERSPAALDSRGGGIVLQADVLHHFRYAGIHPAGALGVRSHDRLYLDRAGSVVHKEPMPQTQTSWNALYSSLLSAFPAEHYHRGKTLVDLTQNEHRVTAMFADGSAAEGDLLIGADGAGSSVRSVVLPGAAPAYSGYVVWRGLVDEQQLPDFAKTQLYEDFVFQQDPESLMLEYMVPGVSGSVKPGERRFNWLWYLKAAPGPELDAVLTDNNDHRRSHSIPPGTLAAGQEAYIREMAERLVNPAFRELIRQTRDIFVQAILDFQVPQMVFGRVLLTGDAAFVPRPHTAGSTAKAARNALSLAQTIDDSGDLDHALLAWQQQQLAEGRRMGDWGVSMGNRIMGIAQA
- a CDS encoding alkene reductase — its product is MTQHLFSPIKLGQLSLKHRVAMAPLTRSRAGQPGNVPTSMNVEYYRQRASAALIITEATQISQQGQGYAWTPGIHSDEQIEGWKAVSEAVHAEGGRIFLQLWHVGRVSHPVFQPNGGLPVAPTAQPVPGKTFILNERGEGVWGDVPVPQALDIPGIEAIIADFRAAARNAMLAGMDGVEIHAGNGYLLDQFINSASNQRSDRYGGSIENRARLLLEVVDAVTAQIGAERVAVRLTPMGRFMGMGDDTPEQTFGYIASRLNHWDLAYLHLVEPMMVGTVLDESNDPRWDAIIKQLRAQFHGVLMLAGGYSGETAEQAIAQGRADIIAFGRPFIANPDLPTRLRGRKPLNVADGNSFFGGDAKGYIDYPVLA
- a CDS encoding DsbA family oxidoreductase: MSMHSSTIQVTYDFICPWCWIGEENLERALAATGFSTSHSIRFLPYQLNPDMPVQGMDRKAYRSGKFGSWARSQALDAQVTHAGKAVGLEFDYERVEKTPNTLAAHRLVWREQQAGRDASPLVRAIFRAYFGAGRDIGDLTVLADICAETGQDRGAIVDFLKADEGTAQVLALEGRSKASGLRSVPTVQIADDVINGAQPIEIMIQILERNQAA
- a CDS encoding c-type cytochrome yields the protein MKRKTIIGAVLAIAVAGAGFALWMMWRPEIAPVSQTLKADRETLDRGRRVVEAGDCAVCHTRPGGAYMAGGLPLVTPFGTLFTTNITPDPQSGIGQWSLDAFERAMREGIARDGHFLYPAFPYVHYRKMSDADIADAYAYLMSVDPIKYTAPDNHMVFPMNFRPLVSFWNLLFLHGQPLVPVPDRSAQWNRGRYLVEGPGHCSSCHSPLNLIGGEKGSELFNGGVVDGWTAPALRGMSEAHHPWNEAQLVAYLTGEVAEGHGAAAGPMLPVSLSIARLPAEDAHAIAQYILDLKKTSADAPSAACTSAVKPNAKALAGAALFDGACAGCHGRAAPMRVIESRPALATTSAVLADSPRNLIQTILQGIPMSSAASSHYMPAFAHSLDDSHVAALAEYLRNESCANRPWTDLDKTIKSIRAQEQQP
- a CDS encoding (2Fe-2S)-binding protein, which codes for MITLDINGKTHQLDIADDMPLLYALRNQVGLNGAKYGCGLGQCGACTVLVNDKPVFSCLTPCGALAGKSVRTVESLGSIDQPGPLQKAFINEQAAQCGYCIAGMIVRAQALLESNPHPDDDTIRRHMAPNLCRCGTHVRIFAAIKAVVAQGGKV